From the Trifolium pratense cultivar HEN17-A07 linkage group LG4, ARS_RC_1.1, whole genome shotgun sequence genome, the window ttagtccctgaagtttcatCGGctaatgtttttagtccctacttttcattcaactcgtgtatactttcacatttttgaatgatttttttattcatgtttataatattataagaacatctccgataaaaatttagaattttttgacataagatgaattatttatgaatttttatgtgcaaaaaactaaaaaatctatatttaattcatcttttgataaaaaagtttaaacttttgtaacaaatattcatataatgtattaatcatgaccgcagaaaaaaaaaaaaatttcaaatggtacgcacgagttgaatgaaaagtagggactaaaaacattgactgatgaaacttcagggactaaaaaatgtgaaaacaaacttcatggactaaaacaaaaattctggaaaattatatatagggaccaaaaacatatttaccCTTTCTTTATAATAGTTTATAATTACTAAAAGTAAGAattctaaaagtaaaaattgataCCTCGGTATTCACATCATCACATGCAACTTCCACATAGCATTTTTGTTCTAgatataaaaattctaaaaataaaatttaaaattgactaAATTGTTATAATAAACATTACaataaatttgttaatttcCTGCGGATTTTGCTGCGGAAAAAATCCACATATTCATAAGGATTTTCCTGCAGATTTTGCCACGCTAAGAGTAATTTCCAGCGGATTTGAAGGTATTGGGAAAATCAatggcgtctccgagtttttggaggctctgtgcgaaatatgaaagtggacctttaataaaaaaaaacgtaacttttttttataaaaaaaccatCATCGgtttaaattgcaaataatataaaattataatcattcttgtaattaacataaaaaagattcatagtctaacaataacaacaaaatacattatagctactttgcttataaaaaaaaaattctcgcTACTTAAATCGACTCATTCTTGCTGCTATTTTTGAAGCAAATTCATCAATCAAGTCTTCATATTGTATGTCATCCAAGAGATTATTCTCACTTGCTATCAATGCTAAGTAAGCCGTTAAGTCTTTCTTGTAACATGGTAGACCGCAAGTAAGACTTCAGTAATTAAAGAATAATGAGAATTGggaaacacaattaaaatagaaaaatagtgattttacattgcaaattttagaaaccctaacttgtaaaatttagtttttacctTTGTTTCAACTTTAATGGAGTTTTTGATAATAGAAGGAAGGAGGTTAACCGACGTTAATGTCGCCGGTGATGGTGGCAGGTCAACGCCTCACACCTGGTGGTGGTGAATTAATGgagtttttgaaaaagaatacGTAGAACGCATAATAGAACGCAAAACGCAAGAAGATAGGCTTCTCTTGTTTGCTTTATTTTTCCCTTAGGAAAACGGGTTGGGCTGGGTCTTACTGCCTTTACAATATTttctaacataaaaaattaatttttacaccccctaacttactaatactactaccctataaaaaaaatttgtggcCCTCATTTTTAAGAGACCTTGTGTCACGGCCCATGTCGCACATGGGCCTAGGCCGCCCCTGGGGAAAATTCGCAAATATTTCCAAGGATGTTTCTGCGAATGTATCTGCGGGTTTGCTCTCATTTTCGGCAGAAAATTCTGCAGGAAAGTTTCTTGAGGATTCTAAAAACCGCAGAAAACAATTACCCACGAAGGTTTTTAGGAACCTGATTCCTGCAGATTTTTTGCCCAAATCTGAAGGAAAACGGCAAATTTTTAGTAGTGaaataagataaaagaaaatGGGTGCTGTGGAATATTAGTCTTGGTTTTCACATAATGTaagtaatattttgaaaaatggtCATCATATTGGATTTTGAAAAGATAATGGTTAGGCTCTATGTGTGaattgttttctttgttttatcaTTCCTCGCCGCAACAATCTCTTGTTATTGCTAACCAGAGGTAAActcgtgcgttgcacgggtttgattaaaatatataattaaaatatttttataaataaaaaataataattgcgataactataatcacatatagttaaataatatatagatattattttaaaatatgattatatttaatattagtatatgagtaaaaaaaaattgtttagaaatattatattttttattaatttatattgtagtttgtttatattttaatgtaatagatctcttataatatttcataagtttgaaaggatgtatcattttttactttattagtgtaatcatatataagattttagttttctttatatgagttgcaattttatagtcaaatgtcactttattttttatttttgatgtatcccttattttatcatttttaataagagttggaggcatacctaattatacttgtagacaatatttctaatgagaaatgttaaaataagttttgattatagaatatgattcatatatggtggctttgactatttgttccacgtgatctcattttttgaaaattatgtatcaaatagtgtatttgcttactacgttttatgcaatttaaggttccaaatagcttatctacttactcataTCTCTTTTTGgtggagtttattctcacttattcgcttagtgaaattttattccaactttattagtcccaattttttagtctattgtttggttcactttttttttttttgcttggtccttttgtttttggtttgtttttctttttcttggtgaggtttgtgtctcttcaaaattattgttagtttttgtccctcttatttaatattttcttgaacatttattttatttttcttattatattatataaacttgaatatttgttgttgtcaatatataagtttggacgaagattttatatatttgaatttaggtttagttatttggttaaggtaaagaaagtcttatagatgaataagatttaacatgtggcATCTtcatatttgcttaaaaaaatgtcatctgattcttataaatattccactattttattttcagccgtaacataaacatttttttagaatatgtacttaatttatccaaaaagtaggtgattatgtaaattaaattaataatttttgaattattggtgaattttagttgtgtaaatatgtttaaatatatgtgtgattatattttctaaatatatgtaaatatattttaacatctgcggttttaataatttctaaaatttattttgacaaatgagcatcaacaatttttatttaataatttttgccttttttaaatttaatttagaaagttttaagtacaattctaagtgggaggaaaaagtatttagcacaatttctaaactaacatgtttttagcacaattcttttcatcgattcattttatggttgtaagaataagatggcatgcgtagattaaaatatgaccgtctattaaaattcatatatattcatattgaaccatccatATTTAGAcaagtgttatacgataaatgcatgaagattatatatttggacaacctctaagttaagttgaatcaatataaattcttgcatgtattacaattataagaatcgcatgacttgagtgtcaactacaaaaaaaaacttattttaatttctactttgtttttgtttctatatttctcttgatcgagatcaagtagatcacctacacattgtagataatataatatttaaaaatgagacacatatttatatttataaattatttggattgtcctcttttaattgaatgcctccaacatcaatataccctcgacctatataaattttaaggcacttcaaaatcaataaatagaagtctcttttatcctcttcaacttactcacataaaaaaattaattatattcccattaatcaacaattttttatacaaatcttttaccttatataaaataataaatgaaaaagaaaataagaaacaaataagctaaaacattagactaataaaataataaatgaaaaagaaaagttgtataattacaaacattatatcaattaaaaaaatgatggtttacaaactgtcattagagttaaatacacatccttacatgaggtgtcatttcataggctttataaggagcaaggatacaacgtaagcaaaaatagaagtatgttttcTCCTGTTCTcttccttcacatgaaaaaatagtcatattcatattaatcgattcaactcaaagtttaattaatcatcgaacaaaacaccggttgatatttaaaaaaatatccaacctgaaaaagaaatataaaaaatgattagagatgttctaaactcagagtaatagaaaaattccaatttacaaacatattaatagacAACTATCACATATTTGCAGGGGCTTCTCCGggttttaggaggctctgtgcaaaatataaaagtggccccttaatataaaaaatttatttttttttaaaaaactgtcgatttaaattgcgtataatataaaaaaaaatatttgtattcttgtaaacatatagattatcaatattaaaccaattgcattaaatcaaatggataagaaatacaaaataattatctttgtataaaACATCAAAAAGGAACCTCCTAATCTAaggttaaattttatgcaaagattaaaatggaccaaaactatatttacgagtatagataactaatctattgatactcatatgatattatatgaacattaacaatatataactattagtttagggcctaaaaattaatctattaatatacatctgatattttatatgtataaataatatataagtaatattataggacctcaaaattttgagttgaggctcTCAAAATTTCGAGGccctatgccgtcgcacaccttgTACATGTGTGCCAGACGCCActacatatatgtatatcaatttcttaatcaatcacatgtagacatactTGATATTCTATGAGGTTAGACATCATCACTTATCAAGGACAAAAatcaatatacttatgatgtaactatatatatgcacacaatagcttttaaatcaattcaagacactataatgtgtaactttaagatatgaaaggtgaagatgcataactttttctcatggagatgttagacaaagaaaccatagagtttttgccatgatatagataaattaaaattttgttaaatcatagaaggtagactttttgatatggtggtggtgataattagcttttgggttaactttatatagagtttgtgtttgataataagctaaatttacatattcaatattagtgtctctccaagaattctttgttttcaattgcattaatatggaattgtaacatacaatatatattttaataatatattgcaatgcaattaaaacaataacatgatgcatcattccacctttcattgcttgcaattcatttttgtctcaattcaacaacaataaattgtgttagtttttttttaatatattattattgtttattatttattattagagtaactctattatatgaaatatgaaaagattttaataaagattgtaaacttttcttatagagtgtcacatcatcacaatacttgcttgtgagcaactcaaccttccttttactagtaaaagatatgGGTTACCGGGAGGACAACAACCGGGTGTGGCAGCTGCTTGGGACAAGGGAATGTCTCAAACATCAGAGATAGGAACGGTGGATTCTCGCAACCTCAAGTATTTTTTCGGTGCATTCAACTTATACTTTTCTTCAAAATCGTAAGGTACAGATGATATTAATATGGCTCAATTACATTTTTGGTCCTTATcgttattttaagttttaaggtagtcccttatcttttaaaagtttcatgtTAGTGTTTTATCTTTTCTTCCGTAACATTAGTTAGTCCTCCCGTcaaattttaggtttcaagttggtcccttatattttaattttatttttttttaattataagaaaatgacATCGAACATGACTAAGACCAAacttaagggaccaacttgaaacttttaacttaagagaccaacttaaaaccgaaaataaagataaggggccaaaagtgtaattaaacttattaatattaatGTGGTGGGAGCTTTGAAAAGATTATGGTTGAACGATACGTTCCTTCCAAGATTAGCATTTTTTGGTGGAGGTTGTTTGCTGGAAAGACTTCCGACTCGTTTGGCTCTAGCTTATAACGGGATCATTGAtaatgtcaaataaccgattatcccaaaaccttaaggtgttaggatagagtcatatcaatggttttatattatttctaacacgccccctcacgcaagagcccacttgggcttgaagcgtggataatggataggcccacctaccatatgcttaaattccacttttttttaattagaaagtgaggggagcggagatcgaactctagaccacttggtcatagaggctctgataccatgtcaaataaccgattatcccaaaaccttaaggtgttaggatagagtcatatcaatggttttatattatttctaacagaTAATCCACATGAAATGTGTTGTGCTTTTTGCTTTTTAGAGGTTGAAGATATTAATCATATGTTTTTTAAGTGTGATTTTTCTTTACAAGTTTGGCGAAGAATTAGTGGGTAGACGGGTGTTGATTTTCAACCTCTTGAAGAAGGGTGGAGCgcctttaatttttttggtttgatgGTGAAAGGCAAAATACGAGCAAAAGTAAGTCACTTGATTTGGTTGTCCACCACGTGATACATTTGGAGATTGAGTATCTTGTTTAAGGGCTCTCTTGCtatttttcttgattttggCTCATTAGTCGAGTTGGTTGTAATTCTAAGTTTAACTTTATGGACCGGTATATTAACCCTTTACATTGCATATACCGCATCTAAGGAATATTCTTTAGAATTGTAAGGATTCACTGCAGCTTACATTTCTTATAATTCAATTGttgtttatataaaataaaagaataataaaacAAACAGATAGACGCACGAATGGTTTTACCTCATACTATATAAAAAGACATATTTTGATTTACTTTAAACATCAAAACTTATATACACATCAAAATCAGATAAAGATCAATACTTCTAAAATATTAGATGAGGTTTATTTTCATTAATGACTATTTTGAAGAGAGAGTTTTATTGAATAGGGTGAACACTTCGGTATATCTGACAGGTTCAAAAATTACAAAACTTCAGTACACATTTATTTGTGAATCTATTAAAATTATTCACCTAACTAGTATATCATTATATCTAAATAAGATGTGTACGGAGAAATTCAACATTGAATATAGGTTGGAAGTTTTGGAAGTAGTACTCCATTTTGAGGGAAACTTTTGTTCTAGATTTAAGAATGAGTCCAGGAACAGAGTCATCACAAAGCTTACTCTGCCAAATACACCTAAAAGTGGAACCAACAACAACATCTTCTGAATGAAAACCAAGTTTAGTAACAGTAACCGAAGTGTTAACATACTCTCTAACATCAGTAATGATTCCATTATACTATATAAGATAAGATGGCTAGAGAAGACAATgcaaaaaattgtttgtttgttttcaccGAAGGTAGTtgattgaattaaaaatataataaagggTAGAGTGTGACACCCTCTTCCCTCTTTTTCCTCatgatatttttaatacatagaCTTAAATACAGTTGTATCCCTTTATTTTGATTGAATCGAAATTTTActtccctattttaaaattctgAATTTTAACTTTTCTATCTTATAATTCTTTGGATTTTACCTCTATAATATTTAactcatattttattatatttaaccAATGTTGGACTCCAATGACATACACGCTTAGCATAGTGTTATCAGTAGAGTTTGCAATTGGCAAAACCtatactttttaattttcaGTTCACTTAACAAGTGAAATTACTGATTCTATTGGGTGAAATCACCATAACATATGTTGAGATTTACTTAATGTGATTTATGATGTAACTTCTGACTACTTGCATACTACTTGTATGGTAAATATGccttaagggtccgtttggtgcgcaggatagcatagtgacaggataggatataaaacaggataaggataggataggataacagcaggataacagttatactcagttatcatatcctgtgtttggtgcacacaggataacaaacatgataactattatattttgtttttaatacatacttgctcataataatatgataagatatataacatattaaattgacaaaattactattgtaaaacaattgttatttttttaaaattattttgtaatactttaaattttataaataaaaaatataaataagtaatcaaataactttatataatttaaaataaaaatcatgagaaaataatcaagtttaattttttatgaatcatgatcaaataaataactcaataatatatacatgttagataagccaaataaatatatgatatatctcatacgtaaataataaaactactattgcaaaagaattatatttaattttttataaaatttaaattaatatccctatttgtcaatttttttaataatcattttactttaaaatattgtaattttagtaaaattttgatttttttagaatatataaattacaaaattaccaatatgagaaaatcacatatatatttaaaaattaattattttattatttatattttattaattttattttatgtattttaaaatatattttataaaataaatcagtaatttttttttcttatcctatcctgccggtaacccagctcaaattcaggataagaattataactagagagataggataggataagcttcaggattaacttatcatatcctgctgtatcacaaAACACTGGATTgtggcaggatatgatacagttatcctatcctgtctcttatcctgtgcaccaaacgggccctaaactTCTTGAATGAGATTAAGTATTGAATACGTGTTTATCATATGTGTTTATATGAGTCAAATATTATAGGGGTAGGCAAAATCCAAGGACTTACAAAATAGGAGggttaaaatttcaaattttaaaatagggggtaaaattctgattcaatcaaaataggggataaaactgcatttaaacctaACTTATTAGAAAACGAATTCCAATAAAAATGGTATATATCAAAAGAATACTTTTGTTTCAAATGAATAAAATGATAATATATTTGTGGTCctctaaattattaaattttatgttgagtacctttaaaaaatttcttcgAACTTTGGTCCCTTTAAATTTTCAGttttcaaaattacaaattaaaaatttagagttactaaaaataaaaacagtaatTATGGACATAACGGGtggttttatgaaaacaaaaccGGTTATGATAATTGGTTTGAATATTCAATTATAACCATTAGTTGTAGATTAATTATGGATGTGTTTTATGGATGAGCACCATTTTAATGTAAGAGGTGTTGCCTCTTTTTTCCTTGTAATTAACCCTTTGATTCTTTGAAAAAtgatgtcatttttttttaaaatccaaCTTATGTTTTCTCCCTACTTCTTCCTAGTTCCTAGTATGCTCCATCTTTGCATTCCTAGTGGAAACATCCTTTAAAATCTTGGAAGATTGACAATAATCTCATTTCTTTCTAttataatagttttttattACTAAAATCATAATTAGACACTCCTAATCAACTCGGTATTATTCATCATCATTGACATGCCACTTCCACATAGCATTTTTGTTCTAgatataaaaattctaaaaaacaCCTATGTCGTTAAAATTCTAAAAAGATAATCGACTAAATTGCTATAATAAAATAAGGTAAGAAGTGGGCGGGGTGGAAGGTTAGTCTTGATTTTCGCATAATGTAAGTATTCCTTctagtccttattataagagaagtttggatttttagattcattgtaaaactaatatatttagaGTATAATATTGTTCACCTACATTAGTTTtacgatgaatctaaaaaggaaaacttctcttataataaggatcggagggagtaatattttgGAAAATGGTCATCATATTAGATTTTGGAAAAGAAGTGGCTAGGTATTCATCGCTGCAACAATCTGTTGTTGTTGGGAGGACAACAGCTGGTGTAGCAGCTGATTGGGATTAGGGAATGTCTCAAACAGCAGAGACAGAGGTTGTTGATCAAATTAtctatttttcttggttttgacTCATAGGTCGAATTAGTTGTAATTCTTCATTTAGTTTTATAGATTTGTGTAATAACCTTTAGATCTTAGGATTGTTGTTGGCTAACGTTCAGCCCCTATGAATAGGGAAGATATAGGAGACGGTGGAATCTTGCAGcctcggtttttttttttttttttttttttttcttttttagcaTTCAACTTATACTTTTCTTCAAAATCGTAAGGTTCAGATGACAAAGATGGCAACTCTCTTGCCAATTTATCTTCGCTTGTGgatcaaattatttatttttcttggttttgactcataggttgaattggttgtaATTCTTCGTTTAGCTTTATAGACTGGTGTAATAACCCTTTAGATCTTAGGAATGTTCTTTTAAATTGTAAGGATCGACTACACCTTACGTTTCTTAAAATTCAGtttttgtttaataataataataataataataataataataataataaaagacgCACAAATGGTTTTTTacctaatatattaaaagatatattttgatttacttttccttcaaaaaaaaaatattttgatttactTTAAACATCAAAACTTACATACACatcaaaaacaaataaagatCAATTCTATTAGATGGGGCTTTATTTCTATTAATCATTATTTTGAAGAGAAAATCGTACTTATTAAAAGACTAAAAATTAGAGTTTCAAATTAAACGGTTCTATTGAAAATGGTAAATATTTCAGtatacattttatttgaatatgtaCCGGTACAACGTTGATGTGGATAATTCTGACATgttcaaaaattaataaacctCATTACACATCTTATTTGTGAATTTATCAGAATTATTCACCCCAGTGTTATACTGATACATATCTAAATAAGATGTTTACCGAGAAATTCAACATTGAATATAGATTGGAAGTTTTGGAAGTAGTACTCCATTTTGAGGGAAACTTGTTCTAGATTGTAAGAATAAGTCCAGGAACAGAATCATCACAAAGCTTACTTTGCCAAATACACCTAAAAGTTGAACCAACAACAACATCTTCTGAATGAAAACCAAGTTTAGTAACACTAACTGAAGTGTTAACATACTCTCTAACCTCAGTAATGATTCCATTAGAAATAGACCATGCATGTACCCACCATACCATGTTTTTTTCATCATATCCTTCAGCAACAATAAttgatccaaatccaattattAGATTAGGAACTAATGATTtttgagatgatgatgatgatgatgatgatgagcctGTGAGTAAAGAGACTAAATAGTGACGATGACATGGAGGACCATGGAACCACCATTCTAAATCAGATGCAAGAAGTTGTTGCATTGTGTTTGTGTCTTTGGAAACTAAGGCTTTGTATAGGTCAGTTACTAGTTTTTTGTTGTGGTCCTCTTTCTCTATTATAGTCTTCATGTCTTGGTTTCAAAGATTTGGAATTTCAAAAGATATTTGTAATTTATGAGAATATAAGAATGATAGAAATGAATGATGGGGTGTGGAGGTGGAGGGTGTTCTTATATTGGTTTGGAGGTGAGATGAGTCATAGGGACATATCAATTAAGATATTTTGGTCCGTTTGTTTTGgactttattaagaaaaaatctatttttctcttaaaaatattcattttatcaTTTTGATATATagtgtttgttatagatttttaaaaaaatcattttgtaaaacaaattatttttaacaccaaaatgaaaagctattcctttttttttttttaacagcatgAAAAGCTATTCCTAATAGCttttcaagaatttttttttttttaaactaaggAATCTAAATGTAGGAGTTTCCCATTTAAAAAAGAATGATGTTTTTTATAGTAAACAAATGGAAAgtagctttagatttttttaaaaatctctaaaaaagaatttttaaattttttcaaaataaaattacttttttttaaagcttaaacaaacacaccctttatgaatgaattaattaattaatttattccaCTACTATTCTGCACCATTTCTGCACCATTTCAAATACATGGTATGGTAAGGTTTACATGTATAAATGAATGGTTCATTAAAAATAGTGAAATTTATGGTAAGTTTGATctactaaaaaataagggattgaatttgacaaatttagttgtactgtgtttaatTTTAAAGCTGTTCTTGGTACGGGACAAATTGGGGGTCTAGTGACtagacaaaaactgaaattcttgtccTTGACTGAGGCTGAACTACGGGACAACTTTTTCCAGTggttataaatatattaaatgaaaTATACAAAACTCAATTTGATTTGAgtaagaaaaaatgataaataatatgAAGCATGTTGTTGAGATATATATTTAGATGGTTCCAAAATTCAAACCATCAAGGATTGATTGAGTACCGAAATAAGCAAATATCACTTTCAAAGAAATCAAAGGACTTTATTTCATGCAATGTCCTGGAGCACAagactttatttattttggtattaATCTTCTAGCTTTTAGGAGAATAGGTTTCGAATAAATTAGAATTCAACTGTGAGATAAGTAAATTCTAACTAAGAATTAGTTTTATCAAAAATCGAACTCGAGTTCTCTCAAACGAATCATCCTAGTGAAAGTTTATTAATAACCAATTGAACACAATATCGTAGTTTACCACAAGACTTTATTTGTGAGTTGGTTTTTAGAGAGATTTGGAgcactaaatttatattttgatatataaatattttagaaaaatagaaacaacACATGATAAATATATCAAAGTCTATATATATCAAAGTCTATAATTTGAGTACTAGTCCTTTAATTATTTCCTGAATTTTGCAAATTGTTTcctatatttttcaaattttata encodes:
- the LOC123919589 gene encoding senescence associated gene 20-like — encoded protein: MKTIIEKEDHNKKLVTDLYKALVSKDTNTMQQLLASDLEWWFHGPPCHRHYLVSLLTGSSSSSSSSSQKSLVPNLIIGFGSIIVAEGYDEKNMVWWVHAWSISNGIITEVREYVNTSVSVTKLGFHSEDVVVGSTFRCIWQSKLCDDSVPGLILTI